One region of Acomys russatus chromosome 8, mAcoRus1.1, whole genome shotgun sequence genomic DNA includes:
- the Rtp1 gene encoding receptor-transporting protein 1 has product MRIFRPWRLRCPALHLPSLPAFSIKWSLPSLTPDEDMCKSVTTGEWKKVFYEKMEEAKPADSWDFIIDPNLKHNVLAPGWKQYLELHASGRFHCSWCWHTWQSPHVVILFHMYLDRAQRAGSVRMRVFKQLCYECGTARLDESSMLEENIESLVDNLITSLREQCYGERGGHYRIHVASRQDNRRHRGEFCEACQEGIVHWKPSEKLLEEEATTYTFSRAPSPTKSQAEAGSGCNFCSIPWCLFWATVLLLIIYLQFSFRSSV; this is encoded by the exons ATGAGGATTTTTAGACCGTGGAGACTGCGCTGCCCTGCCTTGCACTTGCCCTCACTCCCCGCGTTCTCTATAAAGTGGAGTTTGCCTTCTCTCACCCCTGACGAGGACATGTGTAAGAGTGTGACTACGGGTGAGTGGAAGAAAGTCTTCTACGAGAAGATGGAGGAGGCGAAGCCAGCGGACAGCTGGGACTTCATCATAGACCCCAACCTCAAGCACAATGTGTTGGCCCCTGGCTGGAAACAGTACCTGGAACTTCATGCCTCAGGCAG GTTCCACTGCTCTTGGTGCTGGCACACCTGGCAGTCGCCCCACGTAGTCATCCTCTTCCACATGTACCTGGACCGAGCTCAGCGTGCTGGCTCGGTGCGCATGCGCGTGTTCAAGCAGCTGTGCTACGAGTGCGGCACAGCGCGGCTGGACGAGTCCAGCATGCTGGAGGAGAACATCGAAAGCCTGGTGGACAACCTCATCACCAGTCTGCGCGAGCAGTGCTACGGGGAGCGCGGTGGCCACTACCGCATCCACGTGGCCAGCCGCCAGGACAACCGGCGACATCGCGGCGAGTTCTGCGAGGCCTGCCAGGAAGGCATCGTGCACTGGAAGCCCAGCGAGaagctgctggaggaggaggcaaCCACCTACACCTTCTCACGTGCTCCCAGCCCCACCAAGTCGCAGGCGGAAGCAGGCTCAGGCTGCAACTTCTGCTCCATTCCCTGGTGCTTATTTTGGGCCACGGTCTTGCTGCTCATCATCTACCTGCAGTTCTCCTTCCGGAGTTCTGTCTAA